The genomic region aattttctttagatttttttatgaTAAACCAGTTTTGCAGTATCCCTGTTGGTTTAACACTTgtgagaattttttgtttgctttagttttagtttttgggccacacctggcggagctcaggggttacaactggctctgcgctcagagctcagaagttactcctggctggcttgtggaccatatggatgcccgggaatagaaccagggtcggaagcctgcaaagcaaacaccttaacaaCTGTGCTACATAGCTCTGCCCCCACTTCTTCAGGACAATTTGCCtgaccttgtttgttttttcaagaaCCAACATTACATCCATAactctcttttttcttgaaataaacTCTAAAAGCAAAGCCAAGTAATTTGGGGATCTGTGATGATGTaaaaggtttttatttaaaaagaacaacTGCATATTTTTATGcaacttattttctcttttgagaaaGTAATTTGTCCTTGATATTCTTCAATGTAGGACAGGGCTttgcatttcaaagaaaattgAAGATTCAGAAAAATTACAGGAAGTTGataaggagagaaaagaaggttCAGACGTCCCAGGAATCCCAATTTGCTGAAAGATACCCAGATCATTTGAAACACCTGTACTTAGCTGAAGAGAAAAGACTTCAAAAAGAAAGGCGACTTAAAAGAGTCGGCCAGCCTTTGCCTGAAGAACAGGGTGGTGGCACCCACCTGGCTTTATCCGAAGAACAGTGTAGCCTTGACCAGCCACAACCTGAAGAACAACTTGATGAAAGAGTTAGGTATGTATTGTCTTTTTGAagttctttgctttcatttaattGGTTTAGTATGAAAGATTGTCGGACAACTGTTGTAGATATTTGAGTTGTGCTTACTTAAGGAACTTTAGAAGTCACTATGAAGTTAGGTGAAACAATTCACAGACGTCTGATGCCTTTCAGGTACACGTTCAACACACATTTTAATGGTTTGAGTCTAATACAGAATCTTGGAGGCAGTATATTAAGCAGtgcatttattttgcatgctgCAAACCTGGACGTGTCCCAAGCACAGcctgaactaaaaacaaaaacaaagggccCTGAAAGTAGTATAGGCAttgaagcttgccttgcacaataccAACCCAGCTTTACCCCAGCGTTCTTATATAAATATCACAGTGCAGAAAAGGTGGGGCAGAGATGAGATGATTGAAGTTCATGGACAACTTTGATTTCTGTCCTTGGCCAATCtgttaggaattatttctggtagaaCTATTTCTCTCCTTTTAACTAATTTATCTTTAAGCctctttttatttggaaattttacTGATAAGATTAATGTCTTCTTTCCCTGCATCACTCATTGGTAAGATTTGGCTATAGGCATACTATGTTAGATATAATGACTTCATAACTTTTgcttatactcttttttttttgtgggggtgggcacacccaagagtgctcatgagttactcctggctctgcactaagaaatctctcctggcaagctccgggaaccatatgggattctcaGGATCAAACCTCGTTCTGTGCTGGGTTGATTGCATGCCAGCCTAGTGCCCTAGCACTGtggcctcacttttttttttaatccttgtaATCTTATCAACATTTATCTTTTAAAGTACTATTCCTGTTCCaaagaaaaagcagaagaaaaccTCAAATCAAAAGGCCCACGAAGAATATGAACGGATACAAGCTCTGCGTGCTGCTAAGAAACAGGTCAGAAATAATGCTTTAGAAATATTTAGGCTCACTGTTTCCTTTTATCCCAAATGTATATGTCAGGGGCACGTGATAGGTGTGCCTTTTGTAAACTTTTGTTGAATAAGTTAATATGCCAGGTAAAATATCTCACTGAATTCAAATTTTTTGATTGGTTATATTATCTTGAGAGGTAACCTTAGTAggtggtatataaaatattaaaatattgcttATCAGTTGCCTGGGACAGTGGTTTCTACAGTGTGGTCCAGGAACAGGCATGTTAAACCAGAACCTCAGGATATGCTTATGTGTAGTCAAATTTGAGGACCAGTGACCTAAGACACAATTTTCAGAATTTTACATTGAAGCAAGTGAAAACTATGGGTTAAGTATTAGAATACTTTAGATTCTTTAGATTGCTCTTTTCCATTAGAAAGGTTACAAGATTAATCTGCAAAAATAGAATctagggccagtgagatagcacaactgtagggcattgccttgcatgcggctcaccTGGAACAGAagcatgttcaattcctggcatcccatatggtcccctgagcctgccaggagcgatttgagtgcagagccaggaataactcctaaatgCTGCTAGGtgttggccccaaaataaaacaaaataataataaaatctgctTATCACTTAGGccccaggatttctttttttctgtgcatTAGCTTTGATTTTCTCTTAAGTGATAGTATCATGTGTTTGATCCCAGTACTCTGTGGTCCCATGAGCTCTCCCAGGTGTGAGCCCCAAGCCAAGCACTCATCCGAGATTAGTGTCTGAGCCCCATCCAATGTGACCCTAAACTAAATATGAAATGTTAaagtagatatttaaaaaattatctttattatgtATTAGAAAACTCATTTAACAGTTTTACAAATTCATAACATGTGTGGCTTTGATTATTTGCTCCTACTTTAAATAGCTCATTAAAACGATGACTATattctatattaatatttatcataGTATGAAAGCAGAGTATTCAGTCTAAGTAAGACTTGCTATATTTTTAGATGTGATTCAAACCTAAATTATTTGCATGATACAGAATTACTGAGCTTCATCTACTGTTGATTACTAATGAAAATGATAAATGCTAATTTCAggaatttgagagaagaaaacaagagaaagaagcAGCTCAGAAGCtctacaaaaagaagaaaatggaagtgTTTAAGATATTAAGCAAAAAGACTAAAAAAGGCCAGCCAAACTTGAATTTACAAATGGAGTACCTGCTTAAAAAaatacaggaagaaaaaaaataaatcagacttTTGTTTCAACCAGAGATTCATATCTGTTGTCTGTGTGTTGTGTTCTTTTGTGTATGTAAAACAACACCTACAACAAACTTTGTCAAGCTGAGTCAATTAGTTGtgctgaaatataaaataatcaattcCCAGTGGAAATAGAAGGACATGATACCTATCATAAAGCCACTGAAATTGAATTTAAAAGGATATATGTATGTAAGATCAGTTAAATGACAATCATTCAATGGCTTAGCAATAATAAGGTTTTCACCTGTGGGGACCAACTAGAAAAACATCACTCCACTGCTTTTGTGTTCTTGTGCTCTGAGGAGAAATTGTTAGAGTACTGCTTTCTCCTTGAATCCTTGGAATCACTAAAATGAGAGGACAACTTGACTACCATAAACGGTGGATTGCACAAAAATACTGGTAAAATAATTGGGTGTGgaggggattttttttgtttgtttttgggctggcTACACTGGGAAATACTCGGGTTATACCTGCTCTGCACTCGAATTactcctgggaaccatatgggatgctgaggatcaaactcactGCTCACTGGGGCTTCAGAAGACACCAAAAGAAAGTTCAGAGGAGGAAAGAAACACCTTAAAAAATAGTCATTACTACCTAGAATGATGCTTATGTACTTGCAATACATTCTATTGTCAAGAGGCACACAgggagatgctcagggaacccacTCTATGTACGAGGATGGAGCACTGACCTTTATCGGGTAGGTTCGAGGTTCCTCCCGCAGGCCTATACGGTGGTCATTTGTCTCCCCAGGTTTCCATACTCGGACATTTAAAGGTTAAGCCTTCAAGAGAGAATTCGGGGATATTGAGGCCACCTGATGAGCTCACAAACCTTAACCTCATAAATCAGATAAATGAAACTGATAGGCAGTTGCAAAGATGTGTCATGAAATGTGTCATGTGCCAGAGACaaatctcaaattttatttaagctgCCACAGGCCATACTTGAGCATGATGTCTCTTGCATTGCTCTGAGTATCTATCTGGGCCAATTCTGAATTTCACCAGGCAACTCACAAAGTTGCATGCTTAGcagtttgcatttttttctgtccTTATATATGTAGATGCATATGTGTATGTGATTTGGTAAAGGGACAGTACCGTCTATTAGAAACAATTACAATTTATTCTCTAGTAAAAAGATAACATAcatacataacataacatacattCATTGAATTTTTATCACCAAGTGGCTTTTTATGCAAATTTACTTGTGGCATTCTTAATtaacaaatcattaaaaataattaagtaatgAATCAGGATTATAGTTTATAGcacttagaaaattttaaagtatatctCACCATATGAATTAATCACAATTAATAATAGATATTTTCATGACATAGTTTTATCATTACTACTAAAGTATATCTTTAGATTTTTATctgataataattattttataatggtgACCTAATAAGCACCTACCTGCATTGTGTCAACTTTCTTGGTTAGGTTTTATCACCAATGATACATGTACTACATTAGTACATGTATATTAGAAACCATTAAACTAGTGAAAAAGGAGAatatacttctttgttttttattaaaatcatttgtcaaaatttattttaaataatttattgatttaataatttattaaaattaatttaacattttattaaatgatttattaaaaatcatttaaaattttgtagtTGTCTCTTTTAGTAAGTGTCCAAACTGTTAACATTGATGACTTTGAATAGTGGGGGTGggattggggccacacacagcactAGAGtgaacgctcctggcaggccttgaGGGAatcattgggatgccaggaatcaaacccaggtctgtcctgggtaggatgcatgcaaggcaaatgccctgctattgctcctgctcataatttttaattttagctcaTTCAAATGTTTAGGAGTTGACTAAGGAAGAAACCTATTTTAGAGTTGAGTTTACAAAATTTGTATTGTTTTGCCATTTTTAGAAagttattaggggctggagagatagcatagtagggcatttgccttgcaagctgctgactcaggatagactgtggttcgaatcccagcatcccatatggtccctcatgccagcaaggagcgatttctgagcacagagccaggagtaacctctgagcgccgctggatgtggctGTGCCCCTCTTCCCCAAAAAACTATTAAAGAATTTAAGAACTAGCTTTAAATGTTCTATTTGAAACACTTGCAGAAGACAAGTTTGAGTCACAATGGGAAATACTACCTTAAAATTAGacattgaaagaataaatattatttttgtgccTTCTTAAAATGGCACAATTAACTATACTGgtgtatatttatttcattttagaatCCCTGGGAAATGAATTCTAGTTATAATTAAGCATTTTACAAGTGGGaacatatgaaataaaatactCTTTAGTTATTTATTCAAGGCCATGAAATACTTTGGTTACTGAGCTAGAAATAGATTCAACGTCTTAAATCTACCCAAGTACCTATACTAATAACTCTAAAATTCCTGTCCGCCAACTAGACAGTTAAGTCTTGAAAATTTTGCTTGCTCTGTGATTTGAAAAATTCactagagaggccagagagatagcacagtgatagggccttgcatgtgccccaaccgggagggaccaggttcaattcctgagcaccattgggtgtggcccaactacaaacaaacaaacaaataaataaagatttttaaaaaagaaaatttggggctggagtggtggcacaagctttAAGACTTCTgcattgcctgcgctaacctaggacaaacgtCGGTTCGATcaccgggtgtcccatatggtcccccaagccaagagctatttctgagcctatagccaggagtaactccttattgtcactgggtgtggctcaaaacaaaaactaaaacaaacaaaaaaagaattttctagaatataataagtaagtttatttattatataattgatatacataattatatatttataattagtaACTACTATAAtttaatagtatttaatatttatatattatatgtactaATTTATAACTTATAAGATatgctatattatataataaatactataatctgtataaatatataatcataaattatagaaatataagaatatatactTAATTACTTATTATGTAATCAATGTAAAAATGTGGCTTTTCaaaatagtaaattttttaaaaataatttttattttgaccacaatgattacaaatctttcacagttatattttaggtacatagtgacattcccacattcccaccaccaatgttgtccctccaatcctgttcccagcatgcatcccatatacccctactttgcccccgggctgctagtataagtggtcccctctgggtattgattctgttgtcattggctttggatttggtgtttaagtctgatcattttttatttctactcgatgttcatactactgtttggtcttggtatcatcctttatttctccttcaatttgtgaagcagaacaagatagttgaggttttgtggttttgttagaaggaaagaaaaaggggaggacacaaaaatcaaacaagctaaaaagaatgaaagaagtccttatagaggctataaatatcaatttaaaaaaagaaagggaaaatcaaAAAAtgtaacaagaatacaaaaacaaaaacaaaacaaaaagcacagcaatatgcaccacagcaataaagaaaacaaccaaaaataaccatggtcccaataaaaaaaaaaagcacaaaaacacaaacaaaacaagcaacaacaacaaaaattaatttgagccttttttgtttttgcataggggagatgagaatgggaattcccttggcctaagagataaagggtttgtTTCTCCAACCTTaaattatactgtcatgggaataattacaggattcgtacatgctcttattctctccccagGTCCTTTTATGATGTCtggaactttctgctcagtcttgaatgataaaatcaagcctctgtaactagagatcttgtatttgcacaggtcataggatggagcctaagatggagtctttctttatggttctagaagttctgttccatcactgttgttttaatcagtcttctgtattgggtggtcttgttttttgcaccAAACCTtggtgaagcctaggatagattctttcattgtgattccagaagttctgctcagttgcagttgtctcagtcaggcctctggaattagagatcttggttgttgtatagatTGTAGGGCAAAGCCTAGATGAGGGTCCTATTTATTGGTCCTGAGATAGGTTCTGCCCAATCATGGTTGgcatagtcagtcttctgaagttagtgatcttggtgttttcacagatcaaaggatgatgcatcttctgatttcatcttaccattaggtggtgaggtaataCAAtttgctcttagaccaagttgttgccatttcctcattgtcagaatgtcttatcaaaactggcgcttgttggtgtcagatcagtattaagaatgtcccagagggagtttggttcctggagctcttGTGGAGAAcagtgtcagttctatgtctgagatttagggttcagggttggacagtcactgtctaatcacatggagtctaagttggaaccacatgacatatgttcaaggtgggaggtgcccctgtattatagaatgtatgagttcttatccctagtagataagagcttgtttctatatgtaaaaatttcccctttttagtgtgcctgtgcaaaaagaaatggtgctgaaTTATATTGCTGGAGCatgtgggggtgagagtgtctggctccatcatctctgtgccctagttttgatTTGAGcttcaatcctggcaagactttttcttggaGGTTTTTGtagcaagcagaaccaaaacagatgaagttaaggaggagaaaaaagcaaaaacaaggcaatatattatatttatatttacatatatataaaggaaaaaataaataaaaataagtttaaaaaagtaattaagtaaacaaagtgatgcaagagacaccttacatttggggataaacaggttatgAGGTAGTGCTATAGagatcttaaacttataaaggaaatataggcttccccattgtcttttgatatattcttgtggggtggaatccagggcacattttcatcacacagcctggtcttgttgagtttcagaaataatttgcagcagaaagggcttgggtagagttcttgtactgtgggtccttctggagctgaatctggtatcaagcaacagtccacaggaTCAGGAGGATCAGGGtcaggagggccacagagcatgagtcagcaggagtgttggttatAGTTTCTTGCCAAGAAATGAGATGTGGGGCAAGTggatgtccctttgcttgggagctgggtgatagTTTATtagggcaggaggttggtcttaatacctaatggattaagaactgagggtaaatatTGTTAATAAGTCGGGATATTGGATTGGGATTgggggtaaagggatagtaggattgctgaagggagaagggaggaataGTCAACTGAAAATGCATTaaggaccttgaaatcagacccaaatctataaagtttactgggaaaaaataggcagaacactccaagatctatatatcaaaaaaatctttgaggatagaatgccaatggcaaaaaatctaacatcaaacctaaataaatgaaattacatcaaactaaaaagtttctgcacagcaaaagaaaccctacttaatactagaagacagttaacagaatgggaaaaaattttgcacttaccacatcagataaagggctgatatctaggaaataaaaagcactcagaaagctaagctccaaaaaatctaataaagccatagaaaaatggggagaagaaatgaatagacacttctctgaggaagagtgaaagatggccaacagacagatgctcaccttcactcatcattaggggaatccaaatcaagacaacaatgaggtaccaccttacaccagtgaggacagttcacatcaaaaataatgggaccaatctctgttggtgggaatgtggtaaaaaaggaactctcatccactgctggggaatgctgcctggtacaaCCCCTACGGAAAactgtggagagtgctcagtaagctcagaattgagctgccatatgacccagcaattgctctcctgggtatctatccccaagttggaaggacagtCATCCCAAAGTCTGTGTGCACTCCACTCTTTATCGCAcctctcagtacaatagccaagatttggaaccaacctccatgcccaataacagatgagtggatcgtgaagatgtggtatttacacacaatggattactacatagcagttagaaatgatacaatcatggattttgagGCAACAtagatggatctacaaaatatgttaagtgaagtaagccagatgaagtataaatacagaatgatagtactTTTCAGAGGTACTTGGAATATAcaccacatatacatataatactccaagaacaaatataATTGCCTAATAGGGTAGAagctccaagcactgtagttgtcagcatttactggggagaagtgttcaaaaacaaatggaagaggaacaacacaaagcctcgattataccataaagaaaccagcaacaacggaAACAACGATTTATTTAACAGGTACGCAATTATCCTTTTATTACAAAGGCCTAtataatgtcttagggagcttatatacaaagtatatgattggaagaatatgattggaatatgattggaagccagagactccagcggcagcatttcctaacaatatgttttagtgccttaatcttactaggtataaaataacctctcagcttctctgtccacagagattgttggatacaaagggtggacagcCTAATTTGACACCTCAGTGCTCAGCTATATTAgctaccatattcagtttgcattatgaaaatgtctttataACACACCCCAAAACActctttttctctggtttatgtcctctattagaacatgaagcatatgaccattcaggccactgaaacagacaactgcgaaccacagacttatattacaggaccttcTCACTGAACACGTATCAGCAAATTAACATTTAACCACAAGTTAAATATAACAATTGTCACTTCAACAGAACTAGGAGATAAATGGTCTTTAACTTTgcaatataaatttgaaaaaagtcaatatagcattatatatcatattatatgtattataaataacatGCCATAACTATATAGACTACCATACAGCATAGGTAGGGCAAACTCTGGCAATTTTGTACCCTGATATTTGAACACTGAATTTGTAACTTTAGATTTAATAAGAAGTAATGCACTGGAGAAATAGAATTCTTCCAATATGTTGGCCCAACTCGCATTATATGATCTATGTAATCTAAAATTTTTTACAGAGGAATCATGCTTAATAATAGGTACCAGAGTGTCATAGTTCTCTATCACTATCTTGGATTCCTtctgctctctctcctccttttcctgcTTGACACATGGTACATTTGAGAAATTTCTCGGTTAACCATATCCAAAAACCGAGTCAAACCTACATGTTCCTGACTTTTTATAAAGTTGATAAGTTCCAGGTTGTATTGTATATATTGGCTTTGGCAAGATGCATTTGAGTTTCTGAAATGAGATGAGAACATACAATTTGTTTTTGCTAAAGTCACATCATGGAATGGTTCAAATTCTGCAGATGGGTGTTGTTTAGAGCTGTTTTTCTCCCTAATTCTCTCTAGTGCTGTAATTGGATGTAGTGGATAATAAAATACAGCACATCTTTTGTGCTGATATTGGATTAATGCATTTTCTAATATTGACTTTTCAATTGTCACAGAACACATGAAGTGGAAATATGAAAGGCATTTTTATCTCAAGTTTTTATTTAGACATAAATTCAAAGATAATGAACTTCTGATGACATGAAAGACCTTCTTTATGAATGTTCCTCCTTATTTTTTAGATTCCCTCTCCTGCTACTcatgtataaatattaattttctagaGGAGAATATTCTAGAGGAGCCCTGAGGTagacaaaataaatacaagagtctaaaagattttttcctttttgaaattACATGGATTGTCTATTTTATCTTAACTAAATGTGGGGTCATAGAGATAAATTCTATTGTGGCCAACCCCgaacaccctccaccagagtgtcccCATCTATGACAGGTACttctacattttttattaaaatttttctatattttataccCTCTGTGGATCAGAAAAGAAGCCAGGTAATACTACAAGTTTTATAATTACTACATTTTTGATCCAGTAACTAATTTTGACAATTAGTGATATTCTAATGTCATAGTCTGTCCAAATACTTTATCTCATATCAACATCAATAACTATTTGAATAATCCCAGTCATGGATGACCCAAGTCCTATTCTTCCCAGAACTTAAATATCTGAGAAGTGCATTTACCAAATTTTAAGTTCTGCTTCCTAGGGAATTTTTAGATATCATAATTTTATCAATTAACATCTTGTTGGGTGGGATTGTAAGTATAGTACATGTGTGAAGCACTTAATTTGCATTGGGCCCACTTCTATTCAATTCCCTACCTTTCATGTGGTCCTCTAAGCCcagagtcatgagtaaacccCAGAGCACCATTGTGTGGCAAAaacacaaagtaaaacaaaacaaaaacatgaaagcaGAATTTAAGATATTAGAACAAAGAGAATTTTGAAATCGGACTGggaagatagtacaacaggtagtgtGCTTGTCTTGTTCAAGGCCACCccagtttaatttctggcacttaATATTGCTACTCTCAAGacctagcaggagtgatttttgagcacagagtcataaaTTATCCCTGTAGTCATAAGTAATAAGCATAGCCTCGTGTACATCCTCCCTGCTTCCAAAGACTAAAGAGTATACAAGGGACAATTGACCTAATTTCATTGTTATGGAGGCACTCACCaagaatatgaaatttaaaatgtgCTGGCTTAATTGTATGGGAAAGGCATTAATTACCTAACAAATTGGCTAATCAGAGTATAAACTCATTAATATGCATATTTTCTTGCAGAATCACTTATAAATATTGCTGATGAAGTCCAAAGAGTCAAAATAGAAATGTCAGAAAAAATCTATCTACTTTACCCTTT from Suncus etruscus isolate mSunEtr1 chromosome 11, mSunEtr1.pri.cur, whole genome shotgun sequence harbors:
- the CCDC59 gene encoding thyroid transcription factor 1-associated protein 26, giving the protein MAPAGAPRRGKMSSVGLGAEIGARRSWRPGPAHTFAGSVREGQGFAFQRKLKIQKNYRKLIRREKKVQTSQESQFAERYPDHLKHLYLAEEKRLQKERRLKRVGQPLPEEQGGGTHLALSEEQCSLDQPQPEEQLDERVSTIPVPKKKQKKTSNQKAHEEYERIQALRAAKKQEFERRKQEKEAAQKLYKKKKMEVFKILSKKTKKGQPNLNLQMEYLLKKIQEEKK